In a single window of the Pedococcus dokdonensis genome:
- a CDS encoding TetR family transcriptional regulator codes for MTTSTQSAGPAPDGRSTRWDEHRATRRRELVDATLRAVRQHGAGVGMDDIAAVAGTSKTVIYRHFTDRQGLYAAVSESVDALILRNLAVATGAAGNDLTSADSSPRGLIAGAIDAYLTLVEKDPEVYRFVVTAPLLDQSSGDPAAPVTGHIAAQMALVITEALDRAGRDPAPARVWGAGLVGMVRAAADQWLADPDAMSRGELTEHLTDLAWGGLSAAWPDETP; via the coding sequence GTGACCACGAGCACGCAGTCCGCAGGCCCGGCCCCGGACGGCCGCAGCACCCGGTGGGACGAGCACCGGGCGACGCGCCGCCGCGAGCTGGTCGACGCCACCCTGCGTGCAGTGCGCCAGCACGGCGCCGGGGTCGGGATGGACGACATCGCGGCCGTGGCCGGCACCTCGAAGACCGTGATCTACCGGCACTTCACCGACCGACAGGGGTTGTATGCCGCGGTGTCCGAAAGCGTCGACGCCCTGATCCTGCGCAACCTGGCCGTCGCGACCGGTGCCGCCGGCAACGACCTGACCAGCGCCGACTCGTCGCCGCGCGGCCTGATCGCCGGGGCCATCGACGCCTACCTCACGTTGGTGGAGAAGGACCCCGAGGTCTACCGGTTCGTCGTCACCGCTCCCCTGCTCGACCAGTCGTCCGGCGACCCGGCGGCACCGGTCACCGGCCACATCGCGGCCCAGATGGCGCTGGTCATCACCGAGGCGCTGGACAGGGCGGGCCGCGACCCCGCACCCGCCCGGGTATGGGGCGCCGGTCTGGTGGGCATGGTCCGAGCGGCCGCCGACCAGTGGCTCGCCGATCCCGACGCGATGAGCCGCGGCGAGCTGACCGAGCACCTGACCGACCTGGCCTGGGGCGGCCTCTCCGCTGCCTGGCCCGACGAGACGCCCTGA
- a CDS encoding acetyl-CoA C-acetyltransferase, with protein sequence MATSSKSPQSSGAPRRAAVIGGNRIPFARQNGAYAKASNQDMLTAAIEGLVARYGLAGEQVGEVAAGAVLKHSRDFNLARESVLGSSLSARTPAYDIQQACGTGLEATILVGNKIALGQLESGIAGGSDSASDAPIAVNEGLRETLLALNRAKTPGQRARALAGLRPGQLVPEIPRNVEPRTGLSMGEHMAQTAKQWGISREAQDEIAAASHHNLAAAYERGFFDDLMTPFLGQTRDQNLRADSTVEKLATLKPVFGRGEGATMTAGNSTPLTDGASAVLLGSDAWAEEHGLPVLAHLVDAQTAAVDYVTGHEGLLMAPAYALPHLLERQGMKLQDFDLVEIHEAFAATVLTTLAAWESEEFCRDRLGLDAPIGALDRSKLNVNGSSLAAGHPFAATGARIVASLAKMLHEKGTGSRGLISICAAGGQGVMAILEAA encoded by the coding sequence GTGGCCACGTCAAGCAAGTCCCCGCAGTCCTCGGGCGCGCCCCGCCGGGCCGCCGTCATCGGGGGCAACCGCATCCCCTTCGCGCGCCAGAACGGCGCGTACGCGAAGGCGTCCAACCAGGACATGCTGACCGCCGCCATCGAAGGGCTCGTGGCTCGGTACGGACTGGCGGGGGAGCAGGTCGGCGAGGTCGCGGCGGGCGCGGTCCTGAAGCACTCGCGCGACTTCAACCTGGCCCGCGAGTCGGTGCTGGGGTCCAGCCTGTCGGCCCGCACTCCGGCCTACGACATCCAGCAGGCGTGCGGCACCGGTCTCGAGGCCACCATCCTCGTCGGCAACAAGATCGCCCTCGGCCAGCTCGAGTCAGGCATCGCCGGCGGCAGCGACTCGGCCTCCGACGCCCCGATCGCGGTCAACGAAGGCTTGCGCGAGACCCTGCTCGCCCTCAACCGTGCCAAGACGCCCGGCCAGCGCGCCAGGGCCCTCGCTGGCCTGCGACCCGGCCAGCTCGTGCCCGAGATCCCGCGCAACGTCGAACCGCGCACCGGGCTGTCGATGGGCGAGCACATGGCCCAGACCGCCAAGCAGTGGGGAATCAGCCGCGAGGCCCAGGACGAGATCGCCGCGGCGTCCCACCACAACCTCGCGGCCGCCTACGAGCGCGGCTTCTTCGACGACCTGATGACGCCGTTCCTCGGCCAGACCCGCGACCAGAACCTGCGTGCCGACTCCACCGTCGAGAAGCTCGCCACGCTCAAGCCGGTCTTCGGCCGGGGCGAGGGCGCGACCATGACAGCCGGCAACTCCACCCCCCTCACCGACGGCGCCTCCGCGGTGCTGCTCGGCTCCGACGCCTGGGCCGAGGAGCACGGGCTGCCCGTGCTGGCACACCTCGTCGACGCCCAGACCGCGGCGGTCGACTACGTCACCGGTCACGAGGGTCTGCTCATGGCCCCCGCCTATGCGCTGCCCCACCTGCTGGAGCGCCAGGGCATGAAGCTCCAGGACTTCGACCTCGTCGAGATCCACGAGGCCTTCGCCGCGACCGTGCTGACCACCTTGGCCGCCTGGGAGAGTGAGGAGTTCTGCCGCGACCGGCTCGGTCTCGATGCCCCGATCGGAGCCCTCGACCGCAGCAAGCTCAACGTCAACGGCTCGTCGCTCGCGGCGGGTCACCCCTTCGCCGCGACCGGCGCCCGAATCGTTGCCTCACTGGCGAAGATGTTGCACGAGAAGGGGACCGGCTCCCGCGGACTCATCTCGATCTGCGCCGCCGGCGGCCAGGGCGTCATGGCGATCCTCGAGGCCGCCTGA